TTACCTATCATGGCTATTGCTAGCTAGCTCAGTTTACTCACTGTAATGAGAAACAGGTTTCGCCTAATTGTATGCATTATGTGACTCAACGTAACAAATTACAAGTATTATTAAAAAGGAAAGAGCTTTTAAAACTCTTTGTGAATAACATATAGGTATCTTTACTACAGTTTGACAGCATCTAATGTGTAGAAGTATTGAGTCATCATACAGAAACACTATAATGATCCGTCTCTTGTGGTCTATGCCAGACAGGTTTACAGATAGTTTTCATTCGGTAGgctttatttttgtattttgtagGCATCGTTAGAATTGGCGAAGTTGCTGTGCATGGAGTTGTTGACATCGGCAAAGGACTCGGTGATGGCATTGTCGACTTCGGTAAAAAAATCACTGATGGCGTACTTGATGTTGGAAAGAGCATTGGACACGGCATAGGCAAAGCCTTTGATGGAATCAAGAATGTTGGTCACAAACTAAAAGATTTAGGACACGGCATTggcaaaacctttaaaaaaatctttggcaGTAGGTCTcctcttatacatgtatatcttttttgcGATATTTATATCATTTTGAGTGGAGACCCATTTGCAACTCTAGCTTGTGATGAATCCATCTTTCTGATTTCAGAACGAGAGTTGATGAGTCATGAGGAATATGTTATTACAAGGCGAGCAGGAGAGCCTGGATGTGGTGAATTTGAGAGCAATGCAGAGCAAGCCTGTCAGTTCTATCTGCAGCAGTCGTACTGCAGCGACTGTGGATTCAGTGCTGAAAAAAGTCAGTAAGACTACTTGAGTTGCCTCTCACTTACTGAAGCCGAATATAGAAGTGTCCATTGCAGGCTTTTTACCGTATTGCGTATTTATACTTACAGTGTGTCCTGGGTACAAGGCAGCCATTGATGAGATTGCCGCTGCCAATGCTCAAAGGAAGTGGATGACCACTCTTGCTAAACATAACTATGACATAGTCAAAATGTCGTTTAACCCTGCCGCGATGTCCGCTACTGGGGGCTTCAACAACGTGGTTGTCTCTGTTAATATTTTCGGAAAAGATCTTCAGTTCACTTTGCAAGAAGCGATCAACCCTTACATTCCAACAACTTCTGGACCAATTATTGCAAAGCGAGCTCTTGAAGAGTATAAAAAGGCGTAAATCCAATTTTTTCaatacatttttaatacaaattctCATTTATGTTCGTTTATCTTCCAATAGATATAGAAATAATCTGCACTTTTTACTGTCTTATTCAAAC
Above is a window of Watersipora subatra chromosome 3, tzWatSuba1.1, whole genome shotgun sequence DNA encoding:
- the LOC137391570 gene encoding uncharacterized protein, with product MKLLVLLALALVGVVYSQVEVPLGALTAVRNGGMQTINDLITADNQRLVNAVEAFKPINSSCNAQLNTAIPRCRTCVESKCEARAKLVCRPEKWQVILGKSIRLFTKEIPRLFTDTIPDVVVDKIGGGIIDVSKDIGDFLKDKIGKGIVRIGEVAVHGVVDIGKGLGDGIVDFGKKITDGVLDVGKSIGHGIGKAFDGIKNVGHKLKDLGHGIGKTFKKIFGKRELMSHEEYVITRRAGEPGCGEFESNAEQACQFYLQQSYCSDCGFSAEKMCPGYKAAIDEIAAANAQRKWMTTLAKHNYDIVKMSFNPAAMSATGGFNNVVVSVNIFGKDLQFTLQEAINPYIPTTSGPIIAKRALEEYKKA